The Halanaerobium saccharolyticum subsp. saccharolyticum DSM 6643 genomic sequence TATTGCTCAGAAGGCTTATTTACCTTTAATTACCCAGATGAAAAAGGTAGATCCTTATTTTTGTACCAGAACAGAAAGCACTCTTCAGCAGCTTGCTGAAAAGTACAGGGTAAATAATTTATATAGGTCAGTAGATGAGCTTCTAAAAGAAGATTTGGATGCAGCTTTTGTTCATGCTGCAACTGAGGCACATTATTCAATTGTAAAAAAGCTTTTACAAGAAAAAATCCCAACTTTTGTAGATAAACCAATAACATATCATTTAGAAAAAACGGAAGAACTTATTGCTCTAGCAGAAAAAAATGAAACAATTTTAATGACAGGTTTTAATAGACGATATGTACCAACTTACCGTTCTCTTTTAGAGATTGAAGACCCCAAAACAATAATTATGGAAAAAAATCGCACTTATCAGCCTGGAGATCCTCGTGGATTTATTATGGACGATTTTATACATGTAATTGACACCATATCTTATTTAATGGGAGAGGTTGATTTAGACAATATCGAGGCAAATAAAATTATGAGAGATGATAAACTTATTCAGGTTATTTTAACTTTAAGAAATGGGGAAAATACAGCTATTGGAATTATGAATCGTGATAATGCAATTACAGAAGAAACATTAGAAGTAATGGGTTTTAAAGAAAAAAGAAGGATTAAAGATGTTACCCAGATAATTGAATATACTGATGGAGGAGAAAATAATTATCAGGTAGCTGGTTGGAATAAGATGGGATATAATCGTGGTTTTGTTGATATGATTGATGAATTTTTAAAAAGAGTAAAAAATGGAAAAAATGATAAAAAGGAAGTTGAATCTGATCTTTTAACTCATCGGTTGGCAGAAAAAATACTGAAACTTTAAATTCTGTTAGATTGAATAAAGTATGATAAAATTATAATAAATAATAAATTAAGGATGATTTAAATTAATATGGAAAATAAAATTGCAACACCTTCGGGAACTAAAAAGATTCTCCGTGAATATAATCTAAATTTAAAAAAGAGTCTTGGTCAAAACTTTTTAATTGATTCTAATATTATTGATATTATTACTGCAGCATCTGCTATAGAGGGTGATGAATTCGTCATTGAAATTGGTCCTGGTATCGGCTCATTGACCCAGGCAGTATTAGAAAAATTAGATGAGGGTAAACTTTTGGCTGTAGAAAAAGATGCAGAGATGGTCAGAGTTTTAGAAAATATTTTTGCTGGAGAAGAAAAACTGACTCTACTTAATCAGGATGCTCTTAAGATTGATTGGAATGAAATAGCAGCTGAATATAATACTGAAAATAGAAAGATTAAATTAATTGCGAATTTGCCTTATTATGTTACAACTCCAATTATAATGGGAGTTTTAGAGAGTGAGCTTGAGTTAGAACAGATGGTTTTTATGGTCCAAAAAGAAGTTGGAGAAAGAATATGTGCTGGCCCAGAAACCAAAAAATTTGGCTCTTTAAGCGTAGCAGTCCAGTATCACATGCAGCCTGAAATCGTGCATCAAGTGCCTTCGTCTGTATTTATACCCCAGCCGGATGTTGATTCAGTGATCGTAAGTTTATCACCATATGAGCAAAACATTTATCAAGAAGAGGTAATAAGCAAAAAGTTTTTCTTTCAAATTGTAAAATCTATTTTTCAACAGCGACGCAAAACTTTACGTAATAGTTTGAGCAAATCTGCTGTCATAAATCTTGATCGTGATCTTGTAACTCAAGCCTTAGAAGATGAGGGGATAGGGATTAAAAAAAGAGGAGAAAAACTTTCGATTTCCGAAATGATTTCAATCAGTAACAGAATTTATAAAATGAGAAAAGAAAATTAAAGAATTTAAACAAAAAATATTTTTTATAAACTGTCTAATTCAGACCTTTGCTAAATTAAGAATCTTATGGTATACTAAATTTGAATTGTTTTAAAAATGAGGTGATTCTTGATGGAAGAAAATGTTCTGGATAAAATAAAAGAAGAAGTAAAATCTTTTGTTGGCCAAAGAGTTAGTGTTAAAGCCAATAGAGGTAGAAGAAAAGCAATAGAAAAAGAAGGAGTTCTAGAAAAAACTCATGAAAATGTCTTTATAGTTAGGATTAAAGATCACAACCAAATTAGACGTTTATCTTATACATACTCAGACCTTTTAACAGATAACGTAATAATTAAATCTAAGGATGATGAGAGTAAGATTGGTGTTTAATTTAAAATAGACTATATAATCTAATAGGCAGCCTGAGTTGGCTGCTTTTTTCCTGTTAATTCAGCAATTTTATAACAGGATAATTTAAATTTATGAAAGGGGAGATAGGTTTGGAAATTGATATGGCTATAGGTTTACTTGGTGGTTTGGGCCTATTTATTTATGGTATGAAACAGATGAGTGAGGGTTTGCAAAAAACTGCCGGTAAAAAATTACGTCATTTTTTAGCTGCCATGACTTCAAAGCCCATTATGGGGGTTGGTGTAGGAGCACTAGTCACCTCAATTATTCAAAGTAGTAGTGCTACGACAGTAATGGTTGTAGGTTTTGTTAATGCTGGTATAATGACTTTACTTCAGTCTGTTGGAGTTATTATGGGAGCTAATATCGGAACCACAATAACTGCTCAATTGATTGCTTTCAAACTTGGAGACTATGCTTTTCATGCAATAGCACTTGGAGCTTTTACATATTTGTTTTCTAAAAGGAAAAAATTCCAATATATTGGTCAAGTGTTATTAGGTTTCGGTCTTTTATTTTTAGGTTTGGAAACAATGGGAGATACAATGGCCCCACTTAAAGATTCAATTGTTTTTGTAAATTGGATGGAAAGTTTTGCTCAGTATCCAATCTTAGGTGTTTTAACAGGTATAATAGTTACAGTTGCAGTCCAAAGTAGTAGTGCTTCTTTTGGTATTTTACTTGGTTTAGTTACAGCTGGTGCAATAAATTACGAATCTGCCATCCCAATTCTTTTAGGTAGTAATATTGGTACAACTGTTACTGCAATTTTATCTGCTATTGGAGCTAATTTAACTGCAAAAAGAGCAGCTGCAGCACACTTTCTATTTAACGTGATTGGTGCTGGAATTATTATTTCTTTATTGTATATAATTCCCGATTTTTCAGGTGGCTTAGAATCAATATTATTAAGTATCAGCAACTTGTTTGGTCAAAGTGAACCATCTACAGAACGTTTATTAGCAAATACTCATACATTTTTCAATGTTTTAAACACCCTGATTTGGCTGCCATTTACAGCATTCTTGGTTTTCTTAGTTAAGAGAATTATTCCTGGAGAGGATACTACATTAAAACATGGCACAACCTTCATTGATGAAAGAATGTTGAGTACTCCTTATGTAGCAATTGAACAGGTGAAAAAAGAAATAATCTATATGCATGATATTGCCGCAGACATGGTATGTGACTCAGTTAAGGGATTTTTAGATAGTGACCGGGATGTTATTAAAAAGGTTAACAGACATGAAGATGTTGTAAATGAAGTTGAAGAAGAGTTATTACACTTTATCCAAAAAATTCCTCAAGCTCAATTGAATGATATTGATATCAAAACCTTAGATAAATATTTTGCTATTGTTGATGATATAGAAAGTATTGCTGATGATGCTAATGATATTACTGATTTTATTGAAAATCGTGTGGATAATAAATTAAAATTTTCCAAAGATGCTCAAGAAACTATCGAGGAAGTATATGAAATCATTTGTAATGTTTTAGACAAATCGGTTGAATTAATTGAGACACATGATTTAGAAATTGCTGCCGAAATCTTAGAAGTTGAAGAAAGATTGGATCAGATGCAGATTAAATTTAGAAACGAGAATATCAGTAGAATAAAAAGATCTGATAAAGCTTCTTGTGATCCGAATTCGGCTATTTTATTATTAGAAATATTGGATAGTATGGAGCATATTAGTGATCAAATGGCTGATATTGCCCACAGTGTAATTGAAATTTATGAAGATGAAAATGTTAATAAAGAGAAAGATGATGTAAGAGTAGTATAAATTTACAGATTATGATGACCCTAACAGGTAATTTACTGTTAGGGTTTTTTTTATCCAAAAATTAAGGAAATGAAAATATAAAGTTTTAAGTTATTTTGAGAATTTTATGAAAATATTTACTATTAAAACAATTAGTGTTATAATAGTATTAGTAAGGGGTTAGAAAAATTAAAGGGGGATGATTTTGGTGAAAAAAATTTTATTTTTTACTTTGTTTTTAGTTATTATTTTGACTTTAAGTGCAGCTGCTGAAGATGTTGAACTTAATTATTATTCTCATGCCGTCGAAAATGGAACTAGATTAGATATTATAGAAGCTTTTGAAGAACAAAATCCAGGTATTAAAGTAAATTTAGTCGAGTTATCTGCTGATACAAACAAAAAATTGCAAACTATTAATACAATTTTGCAGGCTCAGGATAGTTCAATGGATATTTTTGATGCTGATGTAACATGGCCACCTATTTTTGCTGCAGCTGGTTGGGCAGAACCTCTGGAAGATTATATTTCTGAAGAAGATATAAATGATTTCTTGCCTGGGCCAATAAATGCTGTTGATTACATGGGACATCTATGGGGGATACCATATAGAACAGATGCTGGGATGCTTTATTATCGTAAGGATCTTTTAGAAAAATATGATCGTGAAGTTCCAGAAACCTGGGATGATTTGATTAACACTTCTTTATATATAATGGAAAGAGAAGATGGAATGAAAGGTCATGCAGGTTCTTGGGCCCAATATGAAGGTTTGACTTGTAACCTGATGGAAATTGTCTGGAGTTATGGAGGTAAAGTATTTGATGAAGAAGGAAATGTAGTTTATAATTCTCCTGAAACTGTTGAAGCTGTTAAAACAATGACTGCTATGGTTAGAGAGCATGACATTATGCCAAATGGAATAGTGAACTTTTACAGTGGTGATGCTAGGGCACCATTCTTCTCGGGCAATTTAGTTTTCTTAAGAGATTGGCCAAGTGGGTGGAGAAGTGCTCAAGATCCAGAAAAATCAGATGTAGTAGGAAAAGTTGGTATTGCACCTCTACCAAAGGGTAGTGCTGATGAAAGAAGTTATTCTACACTTGGTGGCTGGCAAGTTATGGTTTCTAAATACTCCGAGAATAAAGAAGAAGCTATAAAATTTGCTAAATTTAGAGCAAGCAAAGAAGCACAAAAAATGGCTGCTTTAGGTTTAAGTCATATTCCTGCTAGAGATTCACTTTATCAGGATGAAGACATATTAGAATTCATGCCATTTTTGGAAGAAATGCATCCTGCAATTGTAAACTCTTATCCAAGACCTAAATCACCTTACTATGCCGAAATATCTAATGTTTTACAGGTTGAAACTCAGAATGCTCTTGTAGGCAATAAAACTCCAGAAGAAGCTGTTGCTGATGCTGATGAAAGGATTAGCCAGATTGCAAAATAGATACTAATCAATGAACTTCACTTTAAAAAGGGGTCATCATCTGGTGACCCCTTTAAAAAATTGTACTATTATTTTCTAAAGGGAGGGATGATCGGGTAATGAAAATCAGAGCAAAAGAAAAAATGGGTTACTTTT encodes the following:
- a CDS encoding ABC transporter substrate-binding protein, which codes for MILVKKILFFTLFLVIILTLSAAAEDVELNYYSHAVENGTRLDIIEAFEEQNPGIKVNLVELSADTNKKLQTINTILQAQDSSMDIFDADVTWPPIFAAAGWAEPLEDYISEEDINDFLPGPINAVDYMGHLWGIPYRTDAGMLYYRKDLLEKYDREVPETWDDLINTSLYIMEREDGMKGHAGSWAQYEGLTCNLMEIVWSYGGKVFDEEGNVVYNSPETVEAVKTMTAMVREHDIMPNGIVNFYSGDARAPFFSGNLVFLRDWPSGWRSAQDPEKSDVVGKVGIAPLPKGSADERSYSTLGGWQVMVSKYSENKEEAIKFAKFRASKEAQKMAALGLSHIPARDSLYQDEDILEFMPFLEEMHPAIVNSYPRPKSPYYAEISNVLQVETQNALVGNKTPEEAVADADERISQIAK
- a CDS encoding Veg family protein; its protein translation is MEENVLDKIKEEVKSFVGQRVSVKANRGRRKAIEKEGVLEKTHENVFIVRIKDHNQIRRLSYTYSDLLTDNVIIKSKDDESKIGV
- a CDS encoding Na/Pi cotransporter family protein; its protein translation is MKGEIGLEIDMAIGLLGGLGLFIYGMKQMSEGLQKTAGKKLRHFLAAMTSKPIMGVGVGALVTSIIQSSSATTVMVVGFVNAGIMTLLQSVGVIMGANIGTTITAQLIAFKLGDYAFHAIALGAFTYLFSKRKKFQYIGQVLLGFGLLFLGLETMGDTMAPLKDSIVFVNWMESFAQYPILGVLTGIIVTVAVQSSSASFGILLGLVTAGAINYESAIPILLGSNIGTTVTAILSAIGANLTAKRAAAAHFLFNVIGAGIIISLLYIIPDFSGGLESILLSISNLFGQSEPSTERLLANTHTFFNVLNTLIWLPFTAFLVFLVKRIIPGEDTTLKHGTTFIDERMLSTPYVAIEQVKKEIIYMHDIAADMVCDSVKGFLDSDRDVIKKVNRHEDVVNEVEEELLHFIQKIPQAQLNDIDIKTLDKYFAIVDDIESIADDANDITDFIENRVDNKLKFSKDAQETIEEVYEIICNVLDKSVELIETHDLEIAAEILEVEERLDQMQIKFRNENISRIKRSDKASCDPNSAILLLEILDSMEHISDQMADIAHSVIEIYEDENVNKEKDDVRVV
- the rsmA gene encoding 16S rRNA (adenine(1518)-N(6)/adenine(1519)-N(6))-dimethyltransferase RsmA, with the protein product MENKIATPSGTKKILREYNLNLKKSLGQNFLIDSNIIDIITAASAIEGDEFVIEIGPGIGSLTQAVLEKLDEGKLLAVEKDAEMVRVLENIFAGEEKLTLLNQDALKIDWNEIAAEYNTENRKIKLIANLPYYVTTPIIMGVLESELELEQMVFMVQKEVGERICAGPETKKFGSLSVAVQYHMQPEIVHQVPSSVFIPQPDVDSVIVSLSPYEQNIYQEEVISKKFFFQIVKSIFQQRRKTLRNSLSKSAVINLDRDLVTQALEDEGIGIKKRGEKLSISEMISISNRIYKMRKEN
- a CDS encoding Gfo/Idh/MocA family protein — protein: MNIASIGLGDIAQKAYLPLITQMKKVDPYFCTRTESTLQQLAEKYRVNNLYRSVDELLKEDLDAAFVHAATEAHYSIVKKLLQEKIPTFVDKPITYHLEKTEELIALAEKNETILMTGFNRRYVPTYRSLLEIEDPKTIIMEKNRTYQPGDPRGFIMDDFIHVIDTISYLMGEVDLDNIEANKIMRDDKLIQVILTLRNGENTAIGIMNRDNAITEETLEVMGFKEKRRIKDVTQIIEYTDGGENNYQVAGWNKMGYNRGFVDMIDEFLKRVKNGKNDKKEVESDLLTHRLAEKILKL